In Lycium ferocissimum isolate CSIRO_LF1 chromosome 11, AGI_CSIRO_Lferr_CH_V1, whole genome shotgun sequence, a single genomic region encodes these proteins:
- the LOC132037232 gene encoding uncharacterized protein LOC132037232, translating to MPYPDCGCPDSKKYVEHFEYQRLLQFLMDLNKFYSQSSNQIMLMIPTPSINKAYAMIMSEESRRSMFSPHVPEASEGIALFGGRGNISQVNNHTGSGRGNAPPGGGGPPEHYHSGNYTNRPRTNDRVCDFCHVRNHSRNNCYKLHGYPSDYKGKKKCSGTSENYARENNTGVNSGNGKYRGTGGSNFGTSANFAGNSQKPHYGEPSQTARDLLAGGMLQFTKEQYNKILQMLSSENEETHSAMAAVGR from the exons ATGCCTTATCCTGATTGTGGTTGCCCTGACTCAAAGAAGTATGTTGAACATTTTGAGTATCAAAGGCTTTTACAGTTTCTAATGGACCTAAATAAGTTCTATTCTCAATCCAGTAATCAAATCATGTTGATGATTCCCACTCCTTCAATCAATAAGGCATATGCAATGATAATGTCTGAGGAAAGTAGGAGATCTATGTTTTCACCTCATGTTCCTGAAGCTTCAGAAGGAATAGCTTTGTTCGGTGGTAGAGGAAATATttctcaagtcaacaatcatACAGGTAGTGGTAGAGGAAATGCTCCACCAGGAGGAGGTGGTCCACCTGAACATTACCATTCTGGAAATTATACCAATAGACCTAGGACGAATGATCGGGTGTGTGACTTCTGTCATGTGAGAAATCATTCTAGGAATAACTGCTACAAACTGCATGGGTATCCATCAGACTACAAGGGTAAAAAGAAGTGCTCTGGGACCTCAGAAAACTATGCTAGAGAAAATAACACTGGGGTTAATTCAGGAAATGGCAAATATAGAGGTACAGGTGGTAGCAACTTTGGTACTTCTGCTAATTTTGCAGGTAACTCTCAAAAGCCACACTATGGAGAGCCTAGTCAAACTGCTCGAGATCTGCTAGCAGGAGGTATGCTTCAATTTACAAAGGAACAATACAACAAAATCCTGCAGATGCTTAGCTCAGAGAATGAGGAAACTCACTCAGCTATGGCTGCAG TGGGAAGGTGA